The following proteins are co-located in the Cryptosporidium parvum Iowa II chromosome 6, whole genome shotgun sequence genome:
- a CDS encoding pleckstrin homology (PH) domain containing protein, which yields MQNQKADIEVNRGNFGAMHEELGKHANSKYMKSSENGGEDEDDDITWSQVFNMMYNDAKEIISPISKIVNYVAPDPNEVDSRLARAAFEEKMSKQIKQPIRKYKIGSPGAIHVYDESTGEMVSIPKRDNLLTHQSLGADGSTVLIKKRGLLGSLKEENVKDPREIIDSAQSIESFYGTVREMEKKKVSSGLDWQTDGGHQSDLYSDHSSNREYSSPRVKNTPSTQCNTDSSPCLGISKERLRKKEEDGNVFENKQDSHIYKEDSECDDHEINQNMKSIHSSIYQKEKDSGAELVIPRLSLTEKRRSISKKRSEEDLSIEKDHISFRLHSERRLNHSRNRFDRTPHGNYHSHAYTMENLAATIQRPISTSREEILKLYSKEELEKIQTFIEKANELVYEGPLEKKNSWSWGHKLRWVKIFKCEMHYFLSPKESNIKAKAPLGVINFKIAEWSLQISDSDEKTFTIVARGNTSNGRGYQWRIPSNSDQSRKSWTTRIEKILKAAAFMQQLKGIIRIPA from the coding sequence ATGCAGAATCAAAAAGCTGACATAGAGGTTAATAGGGGGAATTTTGGCGCCATGCATGAAGAATTAGGGAAGCAtgcaaattcaaaatatatgaAAAGTAGTGAAAATGGGGGTGAAGACGAGGATGACGATATTACTTGGTCTCAGGTTTTTAATATGATGTACAATGACGCTAAAGAGATAATTTCTCCTATATCAAAAATAGTGAATTATGTAGCACCAGACCCTAACGAGGTGGACTCAAGGCTAGCAAGAGCAGCTTTTGAGGAAAAGATGTCAAAACAAATCAAACAACCGATTAGGAAATATAAAATTGGGTCTCCTGGAGCAATACATGTTTATGATGAGTCTACTGGAGAGATGGTTTCAATACCAAAAAGGGATAATCTTCTCACACATCAAAGCTTAGGAGCTGATGGTAGTACTGTACTAATTAAAAAGCGAGGACTATTAGGAAGCTTAAAAGAAGAGAATGTCAAGGATCCGagagaaattattgattcaGCTCAAAGTATTGAATCTTTTTATGGGACTGTCCGAGAaatggaaaaaaagaaagtcTCTTCGGGTTTGGACTGGCAGACGGATGGAGGTCATCAAAGCGATTTATATAGTGATCATAGTAGTAATAGAGAATACAGTTCTCCTAGAGTCAAAAATACTCCTAGTACTCAATGCAATACTGATTCTTCTCCTTGTTTAGGTATTAGTAAAGAAAGGCTAAggaaaaaagaagaggatGGGAAtgtatttgaaaataagcAAGACTCACACATTTACAAAGAAGATTCAGAATGTGATGATCatgaaattaatcaaaatatgaaaagTATCCATAGTAGTATTTATCAGAAGGAGAAGGATTCAGGAGCTGAGTTAGTAATTCCAAGACTCTCCTTAACTGAAAAACGAAGatctatttcaaaaaaacgCTCAGAAGAAGATTTAAGTATTGAAAAAGATCATATTTCCTTTAGATTACATAGTGAGAGAAGACTTAATCACTCTAGAAATAGATTTGATAGAACACCACATGGTAACTATCATTCTCATGCATATACAATGGAGAATTTAGCAGCTACAATTCAAAGACCAATATCAACATCTAGAGAAGAAATACTCAAGTTATACTCAAAGGAAGAACTTGAGAAGATTCAAACCTTTATTGAAAAAGCTAATGAATTAGTTTATGAAGGACCATtggaaaagaagaattcaTGGTCTTGGGGACATAAACTTAGATGGGTAAAGATATTTAAATGTGAGATGCATTACTTCTTATCTCCAAAAGagtcaaatattaaagcaAAAGCACCTCTTGGAGTTATTAACTTCAAGATAGCAGAATGGAGTCTTCAAATATCTGATTCTGATGAAAAGACATTCACTATAGTAGCACGTGGAAATACAAGTAATGGGCGAGGGTATCAATGGAGGATTCCTTCAAATTCTGACCAAAGCAGAAAATCTTGGACAACTAGAATTGAAAAGATCCTCAAAGCTGCAGCATTTATGCAACAGCTCAAGggaattattagaattccAGCttaa
- a CDS encoding glutaredoxin-like protein; 2 thioredoxin folds has translation MSTTLNSFVGITDFVLGNCLSAILILSGKEEIDGSLLELENVLQESFSNVKFGKISPSGVNEISAIKQFDVKELPSILLFTCQSLKPYKVISGYNPSELHTNLEELIKIQNLSIPSQNEKFKILTNFKSLMVFMKGIKEEPYCRFAKGLVSLLDSIKVKNYGHYNIFENEETRQGLKEYHNWPTFPQICINGEFIGGLDILNEMHSNGELVNEIPKDAF, from the coding sequence atgtcaacaactttaaattcttttgtGGGAATCACAGATTTTGTTCTTGGGAATTGTTTGAGtgcaatattaattctttctgGAAAGGAGGAAATAGATGGAAGCCTTCTTGAATTGGAGAATGTCCTTCAAGAAAGCTTTAGTAATGTAAAATTTGGTAAGATCTCACCTTCTGGAGTGAATGAAATTTCTGCAATAAAACAATTTGATGTTAAAGAGCTGccttcaatattattatttacttgTCAAAGCTTAAAACCATATAAGGTGATTTCAGGTTATAATCCATCAGAATTGCATACAAATCTTGAAGAGTTAATAAAGATCCAAAATTTAAGTATCCCAAGCCAAAATGAGAAGTTTAAGATTTTAACAAACTTTAAGAGTTTAATGGTTTTTATGAAAGGTATTAAAGAGGAACCATATTGCAGATTTGCAAAAGGTCTTGTTTCATTATTGGATAGTATTAAGGTAAAGAATTATGGTCATtacaatatatttgaaaatgaagagACTAGACAAGGTCTCAAAGAATACCATAATTGGCCAACTTTTCCTCAAATATGTATTAATGGAGAATTTATAGGAGGATTAGATATCTTGAATGAAATGCATTCCAATGGTGAGTTAGTTAATGAGATACCAAAAGATGCATTTTAA
- a CDS encoding hypothetical protein (transcripts identified by EST): MKIFNLLLLILFTLAIYSQSIHANEDDVIPHTGRKGLTQERIQHFEKIIKENREKTQLRPELKVVKRTKPLISKFPIEEGSHSAAVDHNGEVTDDNFVDPLHDDNNDDSNYSSNYIEPVSSDIENQTDIETTDDETNAIEMEDIQQSRILEDEVSNDIDQNVQDEENKSFGSDLPLSLDTKTDLSNTNQENQSENVPVSTLNLTKSQKKKLEKERLKLEKKEKKLKKQKEKERLRLDKKEKKREREEKKRLEAEKKKQLKNEKKNKNKNKSKNEGSGEKSIESPKEKKSSCFSKKKKQNYVQIESHDSLEEKLNSQEVVPEDINDEVSTVASENEVFDNISSIDEGEQTEAEDDIKVEKSEDQFEFDEEEEDSEIKARILAGNESDFKTERISSEEVLQDSDSDYLEGDEYQEDSNERYRFSQESEDLIAKEKAVKPLEGIEIEGISEGEDEDTSNISDIPVVSNYSLDHEEEKDEENKNEDSGIQELSSGIELSNDNDNDIISNNEIEVLNSADDDDDVNEIIVEEEKKVDEDFTNKDSKLDERESNNKVKSFFGKIKSFFKKKPSSVNLGCKKPNCIKRLSKNDEPKYSSDFIPRIYLLSRSIPKENFYRVPEIISSLRSESNRLVFAYQLIDGSLIPSSALALNSKSFIVRRWGKNVQSKLRKLRSEFDSLKTRLSSMYHEGVIKGEYELFIEEMDDLTIMLYLLAKEFPSKNHFASIAKDILRYPEVVSTPGERLVSMFRKSKISKCSKKTSEPKPERNESDKLAIKTLRKRMKFIKKRLNSLGK; the protein is encoded by the coding sequence atgaaaatattcaacttattattactaattCTATTTACATTGGCTATATATTCTCAATCTATTCATGcaaatgaagatgatgTTATTCCACATACAGGAAGAAAAGGATTAACTCAAGAGAGAATTCAAcattttgagaaaattattaaagaaaatagagaaaaaaCGCAACTTAGACCTGAATTAAAAGTTGTTAAAAGAACTAAACCACTTATTTCTAAGTTCCCTATTGAAGAAGGGTCTCATTCTGCTGCTGTTGATCATAATGGAGAAGTAACTGATGATAACTTTGTTGATCCTCTTCATGAcgataataatgatgatagTAACTATTCTTCTAATTATATTGAACCAGTTTCATCGGATATTGAAAACCAAACTGATATTGAAACTACTGATGATGAAACTAATGCTATTGAAATGGAGGATATTCAACAATCAAGAATACTAGAGGACGAAGTTTCTAATGATATTGATCAAAATGTTcaagatgaagaaaataaaagcTTTGGTAGTGATCTACCACTCTCTTTAGATACTAAAACAGATTTATCTAATacaaatcaagaaaatcaaTCTGAAAATGTACCAGTATCTACTTTAAATCTCACTAAGAGtcagaaaaagaaattggaaaaggaaagattaaaattagagaagaaggaaaaaaaattgaagaaacaaaaagaaaaggaaaggTTAAGGTTAGATAAGAAGGAAAAGAAGAGAGAGagagaagaaaagaagCGATTAGAAGCtgaaaagaagaaacaacttaagaatgaaaagaagaataagaataaaaataagagTAAGAATGAAGGTTCTGGAGAAAAATCCATAGAAAGtccaaaagaaaaaaagagttCATGTTTTTCTaagaagaaaaaacaaaattatgTTCAAATTGAATCTCATGACTCATTAGAGGAAAAGCTAAACAGTCAAGAAGTAGTTCCAGAggatattaatgatgaagTCTCAACAGTAGCAAGTGAAAATGAAGTTTTCGATAACATAAGTTCTATTGATGAAGGAGAACAGACTGAAGCTGAAGATGATATTAAGGTAGAAAAATCAGAAGatcaatttgaatttgatgaagaagaagaagattcTGAGATCAAAGCAAGAATATTAGCAGGAAATGAAAGTGATTTTAAAACTGAGAGAATTTCATCAGAAGAAGTACTTCAAGATAGTGATTCAGATTATTTAGAAGGTGATGAATATCAAGAAGATTCAAATGAAAGATATAGATTTAGTCAAGAATCAGAGGACCTAATTGCAAAAGAAAAAGCTGTAAAACCTTTGGAAGgaattgaaattgaagGAATTTCTGAAGgagaagatgaagatacTTCAAATATTAGTGATATTCCAGTAGTAAGCAATTATTCTTTAGATCATGAAGAAGAgaaagatgaagaaaataagaatgaGGATTCAGGTATTCAAGAATTAAGCAGTGGTATCGAACTTTCAAATGATAATGACAATGATATTATaagtaataatgaaatagaaGTTTTGAATTCAGcagatgatgatgatgatgttaatgaaattatagtagaagaagaaaagaaagttGATGAAGACTTTACTAATAAGGATTCAAAGCTTGATGAAAGagaatctaataataagGTTAAGTCATTTTTTGGTAAGATCAAATCATTCTTTAAGAAGAAGCCTTCTTCAGTAAACCTTGGCTGCAAAAAACcaaattgtattaaaagACTTTCAAAGAATGATGAACCAAAGTATTCAAGTGACTTTATTCcaagaatttatttattatctaGAAGTATACCAAAAGAGAACTTTTATCGTGTTCCAGAAATTATCTCAAGCTTAAGATCGGAATCAAATAGATTAGTATTTGCATATCAGTTAATTGATGGAAGTTTAATTCCATCATCAGCTTTAGCCTTAAACTCAAAGAGCTTCATTGTTAGAAGATGGGGTAAAAACGTACAATCTAAGCTTAGAAAGCTCAGATCAGAATTTGACTCATTGAAAACAAGATTAAGTTCAATGTATCATGAAGGTGTTATTAAGGGAGAATATGAActttttattgaagaaatggATGACTTAACTATTATGCTTTACTTGCTTGCAAAGGAGTTCCCAAGTAAGAATCACTTTGCAAGTATTGcaaaagatattttaaGATATCCAGAAGTAGTATCTACTCCAGGAGAAAGACTAGTTTCTATGTTCCGTAAATCAAAGATTTCAAAATGCTCCAAGAAAACAAGCGAACCCAAACCAGAAAGAAATGAGAGCGATAAACTTGCTATTAAGACTTTGAGAAAGAGAAtgaaattcattaaaaagaGATTAAATTCACTAGGAAAGTGA
- a CDS encoding elongation factor-like protein gives MCKNIRNVCIIAHVDHGKTTLADYLLASNNILSNKSAGTIRYLDSREDEQYRLITMKSSAVSLKFKYEEEIKLEVEDGDYLINLIDSPGHVDFTYEVISSLRISDGALLLVDVAEGIGDQTRKVLQHAFKERLKIILVLNKMDRLILELGFDVKEAYIHITKLIEQINVIVHQLIQEEIHELMLEDIEIDEQYQDELEKTLVFSFSNGNIIFTSCLHGWCLDITGGNMLKSISTKLDLPWNSKTRSNLQKAISCNFYYNSKTKKVSNTGTKKDQPTMMEQFILDPIWNIYQNIFINFNEEKIRKIIQVLGINSSEIECHISEYLKIQNDLNNVKSSNLLAFICRNIMTNWLPLSKSIFERVINYIPDPNKSNKLRFPSIYTELISSKVEYEKLDDLDIVFISKFSACDLTNNRLTKDRLKGNEELNGFVGISRVFNGNIKVGDSLYVSNHLNNNSNSKVQITSLFYLLGSDLIPVNQVKNGHIFALCLKEIQDEVNIQNNDGIIGRISSLDRTLTLSNYPNFPAFNSLYKSNTNSSLSSIIKVSIEPKRIQDLPLMLRGLELLSRSDPCIEIDTLDTGEYILGCHGEVHLERCISDLQFVFAQIPLSVSKPLIAIREGLVNHINSNQVQNFCPHIPFPPWSGSTTNQNKEENNDQQSEFDHSTEKDQDEHTAKIPCELASIQIKAVPMEHDLTEYIEKNLSLILEVVNPSNITNDSYKYIDKLDEINKIILCKNAPNSNVGSLESDHLQDFVLIGIFVKKGSITILTSNEKNLKTLNWSLKCTYNSNYYPELTIPVQKDVIDLYRKVINGIITGFEIASVSGPLCEEPIRGVNFILSELVLDNFDIEQLLKAEHLENQDFTLSFNNIQKSISLISNQLTTTTKELCRKAFLQRGNVRIYEIYLNLVIYCEQSVLGKVYSVINKRRGNVFNEELKEGTSTFKIEAYIPIIESLGISQELRSKASGNISFNLSFSHWELLDEDPFPESSMTMEEFEDEGFSKVNLLISNSNRYDYNLQFGIDKDNSNMSESNNNLLGKASFGLNSSNNDDEPNNNKNSSNNFGNNTNIARMIINSIRQRKGLPTQHKIVMAAEKQRTLNKKK, from the coding sequence atgtgtAAAAATATCAGAAACGTGTGTATAATTGCTCATGTTGACCATGGGAAAACAACTTTGGCGGACTATCTTCTGGCTAGTAACaatattctttcaaataaatcagCAGGAACAATACGATATTTAGACTCAAGAGAAGATGAACAGTACAGATTAATCACTATGAAATCATCAGCAGTATCTTTGAAGTTCAAATACGAGGAAGAAATTAAGCTTGAGGTAGAAGATGGggattatttaattaatttgattgatTCGCCAGGTCATGTTGATTTTACTTATGAAGTGATATCATCTTTAAGGATTTCGGATGGTGCATTATTGTTGGTGGATGTAGCTGAAGGAATCGGAGATCAAACAAGAAAGGTTCTACAACACGCATTTAAGGAGAGATTGAAGATTATTTTAGTGTTAAATAAGATGGATAGGCTCATTCTGGAGTTAGGATTTGATGTTAAAGAGGcatatattcatattactaaattaattgaacaaattaatGTTATTGTTCACCAGCTGATTCAAGAAGAAATACATGAGTTAATGTTGgaagatattgaaattgatgaaCAATATCAAGATGAACTAGAAAAGACTCTGGtgttttcattttcaaatggAAATATAATCTTTACGTCATGCCTTCATGGTTGGTGCTTGGATATTACAGGAGGAAATATGCTTAAAAGTATATCAACAAAGTTAGACTTACCTTGGAATTCAAAAACTAGAAGCAATCTCCAGAAAGCCATTAGttgtaatttttattacaacagtaaaacaaaaaaagtTTCGAATACTGGGACAAAAAAAGACCAACCAACAATGATGGAACAGTTTATTTTGGACCCAATTTGGAACATTTATCAAAACATATTTATCAACTTTAATGAAGAGAAAAtcagaaaaattattcaagttCTTGGAATAAATTCTTCCGAGATTGAATGCCATATTAGTGAATActtaaaaatacaaaatgaTCTAAATAATGTAAAGAGCTCAAATTTATTGGCATTTATTTGCAGAAATATTATGACAAACTGGCTTCCTTTGTCAAAGAGTATTTTTGAAAGagtaattaattatataccAGATCCAAATAAATCTAACAAATTGAGATTTCCATCAATCTATACAGAATTAATCTCTTCAAAGGTAGAATATGAAAAGCTAGATGATCTTGATAtagtttttatttcaaaattttcagCATGCGATTTGACAAATAATAGGTTAACTAAAGACAGATTAAAAGGTAATGAAGAGTTAAATGGCTTTGTTGGCATATCTAGAGTTTTTAatggaaatattaaagttgGAGATTCACTGTATGTTTCAAATCACCTCAATAATAACAGCAATAGTAAAGTACAAATTACATCGTTATTTTATCTTCTTGGTAGTGATCTAATTCCAGTAAATCAAGTAAAAAATGGTCATATTTTTGCATTAtgtttaaaagaaatacaaGATGAAGtgaatattcaaaataatgatgGGATTATTGGAAGGATATCATCATTGGACAGAACATTGACACTCTCAAATTATCCCAATTTTCCTGCATTCAACTCTTTATACAAATCAAATACAAATTCTTCCCTATCCTCCATCATTAAAGTTTCAATTGAGccaaaaagaattcaagACCTTCCTTTAATGCTGAGAGGgcttgaattattatcaagaTCAGATCCTTgtattgaaattgataCTTTAGACACTGGTGAATATATTCTCGGATGCCATGGAGAAGTTCATTTAGAAAGGTGTATTTCCGATCTGCAATTTGTATTTGCACAAATACCTCTATCTGTTTCAAAACCATTGATCGCTATAAGAGAAGGTCTGGTAAATCACATAAATTCTAACCAGGTTCAAAACTTTTGCCCTCATATACCTTTTCCACCTTGGAGTGGAAGTACAACTAATCAAaacaaagaagaaaataatgatcaaCAAAGTGAATTTGACCATTCAACTGAGAAAGACCAAGATGAACATACTGCAAAGATACCATGCGAATTAGCCAGTATACAGATTAAAGCAGTTCCGATGGAACATGATTTGActgaatatattgaaaaaaactTATCTCTGATTCTTGAAGTAGTTAATCCGTCTAATATTACGAATGATTCTTACAAATATATCGACAAATTGGATGAGATTAACAAGATAATCCTATGTAAAAATGCTCCAAATTCTAATGTTGGTTCTCTTGAATCTGATCACCTTCAAgattttgtattaattggaatttttgttaaaaaaGGAAGTATTACTATATTGACaagtaatgaaaaaaatctaaaaacACTAAATTGGTCTTTAAAATGTACTTATAATTCTAATTATTATCCAGAATTAACCATTCCAGTTCAAAAAGATGTTATTGATCTCTATagaaaagttattaatGGAATTATTACAGGATTCGAAATTGCAAGTGTATCAGGTCCCCTTTGTGAGGAACCAATTAGAGGTGTTAACTTTATATTAAGTGAATTGGTTCTTGATAATTTTGACATTGAGCAACTTTTAAAAGCTGAACATCTTGAAAACCAAGACTTTACTCTAtcctttaataatattcagaAATCAATTAGTTTAATTTCAAACCAACTAACTACAACAACCAAAGAGTTGTGTAGAAAAGCATTTCTCCAAAGAGGAAATGTTCGAATATATGAAATCTATTTGAATCTTGTTATTTACTGCGAACAAAGTGTATTAGGAAAGGTTTACAgtgttattaataaaagaagagGAAATGTATTTAATGAAGAGCTTAAAGAAGGTACTTCAACTTTTAAAATTGAAGCATATATACCAATAATTGAATCACTAGGAATCAGCCAAGAATTGAGAAGTAAGGCAAGTGGTAATATTTCATTCaatttatctttttcaCATTGGGAATTATTGGATGAAGATCCTTTCCCTGAATCCAGTATGACCATGGAAGAGTTTGAAGATGAAGGGTTTTCAAAAGttaatcttttaatttcaaacaGTAATAGATATGACTACAATTTGCAATTTGGAATTGATAAAGACAATTCAAATATGAGtgaaagtaataataatttacttGGAAAAGCTTCTTTTGGCTTAAATTCAagtaataatgatgatgaacccaataataacaaaaatagTTCGAATAATTTTGGTAATAACACAAATATTGCGAGAATGATCATCAATTCGATAAGACAAAGAAAAGGACTTCCTACTCAACACAAAATAGTCATGGCAGCTGAAAAACAAAGAAcattgaataaaaaaaaataa
- a CDS encoding elongation factor 1 alpha gives MGKEKTHINLVVIGHVDSGKSTTTGHLIYKLGGIDKRTIEKFEKESSEMGKGSFKYAWVLDKLKAERERGITIDIALWQFETPKYHYTVIDAPGHRDFIKNMITGTSQADVALLVVPADRFEGAFSKEGQTREHALLAFTLGVRQMIVGINKMDTCEYKQSRFDEIFNEVDGYLKKVGYNTEKIPFVAISGFVGDNMVERSDKMPWYKGKTLVEALDTMEPPKRPTDKPLRLPLQDVYKIGGVGTVPVGRVETGIIRPGMNVTFAPAGVTTEVKSVEMHHEQMPEAVPGDNVGFNVKNVSIKDIKRGFVASDAKNDPAKGCEDFTAQVIVLNHPGEIKNGYSPVVDCHTAHISCKFQTITAKMDKRSGKVLEENPKLIKSGDAALVVMQPLKPLCVEAFTDYPPLGRFAVRDMKQTVAVGVIKSVTKKEATSKKK, from the coding sequence ATGGGTAAGGAAAAGACTCACATTAACTTGGTCGTTATTGGTCACGTCGACTCTGGTAAATCAACCACCACTGGTCACTTGATTTACAAGCTCGGTGGTATTGATAAGAGAACTATCGAAAAGTTCGAGAAGGAATCTTCCGAAATGGGTAAGGGTTCCTTCAAATACGCCTGGGTTTTGGATAAGCTCAAGGCTGAGAGAGAAAGAGGTATTACCATCGATATTGCTTTATGGCAATTCGAAACCCCAAAATACCACTACACTGTCATTGATGCCCCAGGTCACAGAGATTTCATCAAGAATATGATTACTGGTACCTCTCAAGCTGATGTTGCTTTATTGGTTGTCCCAGCCGATCGTTTCGAAGGTGCCTTCTCCAAGGAAGGTCAAACCAGAGAACATGCTTTATTGGCCTTCACTTTGGGTGTCAGACAAATGATTGTCGGTATTAACAAGATGGATACCTGTGAATACAAGCAATCTCGTTTTGATGAAATCTTCAACGAAGTTGATGGTTACCTCAAGAAGGTTGGTTACAACACCGAGAAGATCCCATTCGTTGCCATTTCTGGTTTCGTTGGTGATAATATGGTTGAGAGATCTGACAAGATGCCATGGTATAAGGGTAAGACCTTAGTCGAAGCCCTCGACACTATGGAACCACCAAAGAGACCAACTGACAAGCCACTCCGTCTCCCATTACAAGATGTTTACAAGATAGGTGGTGTAGGTACTGTCCCAGTCGGTCGTGTTGAGACTGGTATCATCAGACCAGGTATGAATGTTACCTTCGCTCCAGCTGGTGTTACCACTGAAGTTAAGTCAGTAGAAATGCACCATGAGCAGATGCCAGAGGCCGTCCCAGGTGACAACGTTGGTTTCAATGTTAAGAACGTCTCCATCAAGGATATCAAGAGAGGTTTCGTTGCTTCTGATGCCAAGAATGACCCAGCTAAGGGCTGTGAAGACTTCACTGCTCAAGTTATCGTCCTCAACCACCCAGGTGAAATCAAGAACGGTTACTCTCCAGTCGTTGACTGTCACACCGCTCACATTTCCTGCAAATTCCAGACTATCACTGCTAAGATGGACAAGAGATCTGGTAAGGTTTTGGAAGAAAACCCAAAGCTTATCAAGTCTGGTGATGCTGCTTTGGTTGTTATGCAACCTTTGAAGCCACTTTGTGTTGAGGCCTTCACTGACTACCCACCTCTAGGTCGTTTCGCTGTCCGTGATATGAAGCAAACCGTTGCTGTCGGTGTTATTAAGTCTGTTACCAAGAAAGAAGCCACTTCCAAGAAGAAGTAA